In Nitrosarchaeum sp., the following proteins share a genomic window:
- a CDS encoding SMP-30/gluconolactonase/LRE family protein, with amino-acid sequence MKKYLYFVAGTVFLIATLFVIIVFNELPEEAISQTTETNVMPELTGTPADNYSPNERLQHCGSSDAKTNQYIKEFEIPTPCSQPLSIISDAEGKIWFTQTNTGKVAKFDPESKLFTEYHNDQWSLNSASMMWGIAYTEDNEIWFTDEKNESLWKFSISEEKYSKFQIPAKTKKSFPQKIGLYNDNFVINDFTGSQIVILNHEKLDEGKFTNATISIPEGFFTSQAVIDDKGNIWFVMWKYQKEVILVKTNSITQEVEQHTLPDSIQAPNGVSVGSLGNIWIADTAGSSFYKFSPDTKKVLEYTTSKPSILTYGNASGLIKTPITRPYWNAFDSEGNLWFNQQTGNRLAVFNPNSESLIEYDIPSKNPTWSDCGELTDCGISQSFGFTFKDKQVWFTEWVENNIGVLDTSVKIPISLETEKGEIVIKQGEQQEILVTVTPQTSQSMNVVLFGNSNSELIKINTKLEPTHISEQAMQIPVTIFVDENAHQGSYKILLGTQIPDVSVSTYVTIKVI; translated from the coding sequence GTGAAAAAGTATCTATATTTTGTAGCAGGAACAGTTTTTTTGATTGCTACCCTATTTGTCATTATTGTTTTTAATGAATTACCTGAAGAGGCTATTTCACAAACAACAGAAACAAATGTGATGCCAGAATTAACTGGAACTCCTGCGGACAATTACAGTCCTAATGAAAGGTTGCAACATTGCGGAAGTTCAGATGCAAAAACAAATCAATATATCAAAGAGTTTGAAATTCCCACGCCTTGTTCTCAGCCTCTTTCTATAATTTCTGATGCTGAAGGCAAAATTTGGTTTACTCAGACAAATACTGGTAAAGTTGCAAAGTTTGATCCTGAATCAAAATTATTTACAGAGTATCACAATGATCAATGGTCATTAAATAGTGCATCAATGATGTGGGGGATAGCATATACAGAAGATAATGAAATTTGGTTTACTGATGAAAAAAACGAATCATTGTGGAAATTTTCAATCTCTGAAGAAAAATATTCAAAGTTCCAAATTCCCGCAAAAACAAAAAAATCATTTCCACAGAAAATTGGACTGTATAATGACAATTTTGTGATTAATGATTTTACAGGAAGCCAAATTGTTATCTTAAATCATGAAAAATTAGATGAAGGTAAATTTACTAACGCTACTATTTCAATTCCTGAAGGATTCTTTACAAGTCAAGCAGTTATTGATGATAAAGGAAACATTTGGTTTGTAATGTGGAAATATCAAAAAGAGGTAATTCTTGTTAAAACAAATTCCATCACACAAGAAGTGGAACAGCATACTCTTCCAGATTCAATTCAAGCACCAAATGGTGTTTCTGTTGGATCATTAGGGAATATTTGGATTGCAGATACTGCAGGAAGTTCATTTTACAAATTCAGTCCAGACACTAAAAAAGTGTTAGAGTATACCACTTCAAAGCCGTCCATTTTGACTTATGGTAATGCTTCAGGATTGATTAAAACTCCAATTACTCGCCCATATTGGAATGCATTTGATTCAGAAGGTAACTTGTGGTTTAATCAGCAGACAGGAAATAGATTGGCAGTGTTTAATCCAAATTCTGAATCATTAATTGAATATGACATCCCATCAAAGAATCCCACTTGGTCAGATTGTGGAGAGCTAACTGATTGTGGGATATCCCAAAGTTTTGGATTTACCTTTAAAGATAAACAAGTATGGTTTACAGAATGGGTAGAAAACAATATCGGAGTCTTAGATACCTCAGTGAAAATTCCAATCTCACTTGAAACAGAAAAAGGGGAGATTGTCATCAAACAAGGAGAACAACAAGAAATTTTGGTGACTGTAACACCTCAAACAAGCCAAAGTATGAACGTAGTTTTATTTGGAAACTCAAATTCTGAACTGATTAAAATTAATACAAAATTAGAACCGACACACATTTCAGAACAAGCAATGCAAATACCTGTAACTATTTTT